From one Amycolatopsis sp. FDAARGOS 1241 genomic stretch:
- a CDS encoding cell wall metabolism sensor histidine kinase WalK: MNLPGTRSLRARVTILATVLVAAAGLLLLWLAWSLVGDAVDAVPHMPPGTVVRVDGVDVDASTLAQHLRTHAVNRVLLFGSLAFCFVVAAAAILAWTFTSRVLLPLREITGTAQRLSVESLGERIGEVRSRDELAELARTFDDMLDRLQAAFDAQRHFVANASHELRTPLSVIRTELDVTLSDEHADEAELRRMGGVVRDATERAGQLVNSLLLLARTDGAGLVVREPVDLAVLVDRAWAAVRAEASSRGLRAEFSLTGAPAFGDPALLERIAGNLVENAVRHNVDGGWLEVSTRPGPQWATLRVRSSGGLLDPAAVPVLFEPFRRAGVARTARSGAGLGLSIVRAAVQAHGGAISAEPVVGGGLTVTVHLPVGPAR, from the coding sequence GTGAACCTGCCCGGCACACGCAGCCTGCGGGCCAGGGTCACGATCCTCGCGACCGTACTCGTGGCCGCGGCCGGGCTGCTCCTGCTGTGGCTGGCGTGGTCGCTCGTGGGCGACGCGGTGGACGCCGTGCCGCACATGCCACCCGGCACGGTCGTGCGGGTGGACGGCGTGGACGTCGACGCGTCCACGCTCGCGCAGCACCTGCGCACCCACGCGGTGAACCGGGTGCTGCTGTTCGGATCGCTGGCGTTCTGCTTCGTCGTGGCCGCGGCGGCGATCCTGGCTTGGACCTTCACCTCGCGCGTGCTGCTGCCGCTGCGTGAGATCACCGGCACGGCGCAGCGGCTGTCGGTGGAGTCGCTGGGGGAGCGCATCGGCGAGGTCCGCTCGCGCGACGAGCTCGCCGAGCTGGCCCGCACGTTCGACGACATGCTCGACCGCCTGCAGGCCGCGTTCGACGCGCAGCGCCACTTCGTCGCCAACGCCAGCCACGAGCTGCGTACGCCGCTTTCGGTCATCCGCACGGAACTCGACGTGACGCTGTCGGACGAGCACGCCGACGAAGCCGAGCTGCGCCGCATGGGCGGCGTGGTGCGCGACGCCACGGAACGCGCGGGCCAGCTCGTGAATTCACTGCTGCTGCTGGCTCGCACGGACGGTGCGGGGCTCGTCGTCCGGGAACCCGTGGACCTGGCCGTGCTCGTCGACCGCGCGTGGGCGGCGGTGCGGGCGGAGGCGTCTTCGCGAGGCCTGCGCGCCGAGTTCTCGTTGACCGGCGCACCCGCTTTCGGCGACCCCGCCCTGCTGGAACGGATCGCGGGCAACCTCGTCGAGAACGCCGTCCGCCACAACGTCGACGGCGGCTGGCTCGAAGTGAGCACGCGGCCCGGCCCGCAGTGGGCGACGCTGCGCGTGCGCTCCTCGGGCGGGCTGCTGGACCCGGCGGCCGTGCCGGTGCTGTTCGAACCGTTCCGCCGCGCCGGGGTTGCCCGCACGGCCCGCTCGGGTGCCGGCCTGGGCCTGTCCATCGTCCGCGCCGCCGTGCAGGCCCACGGGGGCGCGATCTCCGCGGAACCGGTGGTGGGCGGGGGGTTGACGGTCACAGTGCACCTGCCGGTGGGCCCGGCCCGGTAA
- a CDS encoding response regulator transcription factor: MRVLVVEDEEPLADAIARGLRREGMAVDVALTGDDGHEKSTVTRYDVVLLDRDLPGMSGDELCREIVASGELTRVLMLTASSSVSDRVDGLSLGADDYLAKPFAFPELVARVRALGRRATPAAPPLLTAGDVELDPAKRTVRRASGPIELTRKEFGVLEVLLSASGSVVSSEELLERVWDENADPFTTTVRVTVMTLRKKLGEPGIIETVVGSGYRVPVAEAGAE, from the coding sequence GTGCGTGTTCTGGTAGTCGAAGACGAAGAGCCCTTGGCCGACGCGATCGCCCGCGGCCTGCGTCGCGAGGGCATGGCGGTGGACGTCGCCCTGACGGGTGACGATGGGCACGAGAAGTCAACCGTGACGCGGTACGACGTCGTGCTGCTCGACCGCGACCTGCCCGGGATGTCGGGCGACGAGCTGTGCCGCGAGATCGTCGCGTCCGGCGAGCTCACGCGGGTGCTCATGCTCACCGCGAGCAGCTCCGTCTCCGACCGCGTCGACGGCCTGTCGCTCGGTGCCGACGACTACCTCGCGAAACCCTTCGCGTTCCCCGAGCTCGTCGCCCGCGTGCGCGCGCTCGGCCGCCGCGCAACCCCGGCCGCGCCGCCGCTGCTGACCGCCGGCGACGTGGAGCTGGACCCGGCGAAGCGCACCGTGCGCCGCGCGAGCGGGCCGATCGAGCTGACGCGCAAGGAATTCGGCGTGCTCGAGGTGCTGCTGTCGGCGTCGGGGTCCGTGGTGAGCAGCGAAGAGCTGCTGGAGCGCGTGTGGGACGAGAACGCCGACCCGTTCACCACGACCGTGCGGGTCACTGTGATGACCCTGCGGAAGAAGCTGGGCGAGCCGGGCATCATCGAGACCGTGGTGGGTTCGGGCTACCGGGTTCCGGTCGCGGAGGCCGGCGCGGAGTGA
- a CDS encoding helix-turn-helix domain-containing protein gives MHRNSVRHRIGQAERALAVDLADPETRMRLWFALRWSTA, from the coding sequence GTGCACCGCAACAGCGTCCGGCACCGGATCGGACAGGCGGAGCGGGCATTGGCCGTGGATCTCGCCGATCCGGAGACGCGGATGCGGCTGTGGTTCGCCTTGCGGTGGTCCACAGCCTGA
- the speB gene encoding agmatinase, with product MPPIGPLDSSRVPRFAGFATFARLPRLDEVAHADVAVVGVPFDSGVSYRPGARFGPAAVREASRLLRPYHPALDVSPFEQRQVVDAGDLAVNPFNIGEAIDKVQQDAEDLSAGGTRLVTVGGDHTIALPPLRAAAKKHGPVALLHFDAHLDTWDTYFGEPYTHGTPFRRAVEEGIRDTSALSHVGTRGPLYGKRDLEEDRRLGFGIVTSGDVLRRGIDETVDALRQRIGNRPLYVSVDIDVLDPAHAPGTGTPEAGGMTSRELLEILRGHRDLHLVGADAVELVPAYDHAEITAIAVSHVAYDLVSLLALGKNE from the coding sequence CTGCCCCCGATCGGCCCGCTCGACTCGTCGCGCGTCCCGCGCTTCGCCGGCTTCGCGACGTTCGCACGGCTGCCGCGGCTCGACGAGGTGGCGCACGCCGACGTCGCCGTGGTCGGTGTGCCGTTCGACTCCGGCGTGTCCTACCGGCCGGGCGCGCGCTTCGGCCCCGCCGCGGTACGGGAGGCGAGCCGGCTGCTGCGGCCCTACCACCCGGCGCTGGACGTGTCGCCGTTCGAGCAGCGGCAGGTGGTGGACGCGGGCGACCTCGCCGTGAACCCGTTCAACATCGGCGAAGCCATCGACAAGGTGCAGCAGGACGCCGAAGACCTCAGCGCCGGCGGCACGCGGCTGGTGACGGTCGGCGGCGACCACACGATCGCGCTGCCGCCGCTGCGTGCGGCGGCGAAGAAGCACGGTCCCGTGGCGCTGCTGCACTTCGACGCGCACCTGGACACGTGGGACACCTACTTCGGCGAGCCCTACACGCACGGCACGCCGTTCCGGCGCGCCGTCGAGGAAGGAATCCGCGACACCAGCGCGCTTTCGCACGTCGGCACGCGCGGTCCGCTCTACGGCAAGCGCGACCTCGAGGAGGACCGCCGGCTCGGCTTCGGCATCGTCACCTCCGGCGACGTGCTGCGCCGCGGGATCGACGAGACCGTCGACGCACTGCGCCAGCGCATCGGCAACCGGCCGCTGTACGTGTCGGTGGACATCGACGTGCTCGACCCCGCCCACGCCCCGGGCACCGGCACGCCCGAGGCCGGCGGCATGACGAGCCGTGAACTGCTGGAGATCCTGCGCGGGCACCGCGATCTGCACCTGGTCGGCGCCGACGCCGTCGAACTCGTGCCCGCCTACGACCACGCCGAGATCACCGCGATCGCGGTCTCGCACGTGGCCTACGACCTGGTGAGCCTGCTGGCTCTGGGGAAGAACGAATGA
- the dxs gene encoding 1-deoxy-D-xylulose-5-phosphate synthase has protein sequence MTMLDSVHGPADLKRMSVEDLDELAAEIRDFLVEKVRRSGGHLGPNLGVVELTLALHRVFESPRDAIVWDVGHQAYVHKIVTGRHGDFDKLRQLGGPTGYPSRAESEHDLVENSHASTALSYVDGLAKAFELSGGAPRHAVAVVGDGALTGGMCWEALNNIAANKDRPVVIVINDNGRSYSPTIGGLADHLASLRLQPGYERLLDGGREILRSTPVVGKPIYAALHAAKAGIKDALSPQVMFSDLGLKYLGPVDGHDLVALEKALHSARSFGGAVIVHVVTEKGHGYAPAVNHQADQMHQTDPIDPETGLPPVKGPSWTGVFGDELAKIGAEREDVVAITAAMLRSTGLEKFADRFPDRWFDVGIAEQHAVTSAAGLAMGGCHPVVAVYSTFLNRAFDQVLMDVALHRQPVTFVLDRAGITGPDGPSHHGMWDLSLLGMVPGMRVAAPRDPGTLREELREAVAVSDGPTALRFSKGSVGPDVPALERLGTVDVLRRPRETCTPDVLLVAVGSFGKLALAVADRLADQGIGVTVVDPRWVVPVPAELVALAEQHRLVVTVEDSGRHGGFGSALAALLRDADCDVPLRDLAVPQTFHEHGTRDQVLDRVGLTAQNVARRITEWASGRLGSAQDVPAENPRG, from the coding sequence GTGACGATGCTGGACTCCGTGCACGGACCGGCGGACCTGAAGCGCATGAGCGTCGAGGACCTCGACGAGCTGGCCGCCGAGATCAGGGACTTCCTCGTCGAGAAGGTGCGGCGTTCGGGTGGCCACCTCGGGCCGAACCTGGGTGTCGTGGAGCTCACGCTCGCGCTGCACCGCGTGTTCGAGTCACCACGCGATGCGATCGTGTGGGACGTGGGCCACCAGGCTTATGTCCACAAGATCGTGACGGGCCGTCACGGTGATTTCGACAAACTGCGCCAGCTCGGTGGCCCGACGGGGTACCCGTCGCGCGCCGAAAGCGAGCACGACCTGGTGGAGAACAGCCACGCGTCCACCGCGCTGTCCTATGTGGACGGTCTGGCGAAGGCGTTCGAGCTGTCCGGCGGCGCCCCGCGCCACGCCGTGGCGGTCGTCGGCGACGGTGCGCTGACCGGCGGCATGTGCTGGGAGGCGCTCAACAACATCGCGGCGAACAAGGACCGCCCGGTCGTCATCGTGATCAACGACAACGGCCGCTCCTACTCGCCGACCATCGGCGGCCTCGCCGACCACCTCGCCTCGCTGCGCCTGCAGCCCGGTTACGAGCGCCTGCTCGACGGCGGCCGCGAGATCCTGCGCAGCACGCCGGTGGTGGGCAAGCCGATCTACGCGGCGCTGCACGCCGCGAAGGCCGGCATCAAGGACGCGCTGAGCCCGCAGGTCATGTTCTCCGACCTCGGCCTCAAGTACCTCGGCCCGGTCGACGGCCACGACCTGGTCGCGCTGGAGAAGGCGCTGCACAGCGCACGCTCGTTCGGCGGTGCGGTGATCGTGCACGTCGTCACCGAGAAGGGCCACGGCTACGCGCCGGCGGTGAACCACCAGGCCGACCAGATGCACCAGACCGACCCGATCGACCCCGAGACCGGGCTGCCGCCGGTGAAGGGCCCGAGCTGGACCGGGGTGTTCGGCGACGAGCTCGCGAAGATCGGCGCCGAGCGCGAAGACGTGGTGGCCATCACGGCGGCGATGCTGCGGTCCACCGGGCTGGAGAAGTTCGCCGACCGGTTCCCGGACCGCTGGTTCGACGTCGGCATCGCCGAGCAGCACGCCGTGACCTCGGCGGCCGGCCTCGCGATGGGCGGCTGCCACCCGGTGGTGGCGGTCTACTCCACGTTCCTCAACCGCGCGTTCGACCAGGTCCTGATGGACGTCGCGCTGCACCGCCAGCCCGTGACGTTCGTGCTCGACCGCGCCGGCATCACCGGTCCCGACGGCCCGAGCCACCACGGCATGTGGGACCTCTCGCTGCTCGGCATGGTGCCCGGCATGCGGGTGGCCGCGCCGCGCGACCCGGGCACCCTGCGCGAGGAGCTGCGCGAGGCAGTGGCCGTTTCCGACGGCCCGACCGCGCTGCGGTTCTCGAAGGGCTCGGTCGGCCCCGACGTGCCGGCCCTCGAGCGCCTCGGCACGGTCGACGTGCTGCGCCGCCCGCGCGAGACCTGCACGCCGGACGTGCTGCTGGTCGCCGTGGGTTCGTTCGGCAAACTGGCCCTCGCGGTCGCCGATCGCTTGGCCGACCAAGGCATCGGCGTGACCGTCGTCGACCCGCGCTGGGTCGTCCCGGTGCCCGCCGAGCTGGTCGCCCTCGCGGAGCAGCACCGCCTCGTCGTGACCGTCGAGGACAGCGGCCGCCACGGCGGCTTCGGCTCCGCCCTCGCGGCCCTCCTGCGCGACGCCGACTGCGACGTCCCGCTGCGCGACCTGGCCGTCCCGCAGACCTTCCACGAGCACGGCACGCGCGACCAGGTTCTCGACCGCGTCGGCCTCACCGCCCAGAACGTCGCGCGGCGCATCACGGAGTGGGCGTCCGGCCGCCTGGGCTCGGCGCAGGACGTCCCGGCGGAGAACCCGCGGGGCTGA
- a CDS encoding aldehyde dehydrogenase family protein encodes MADLFIGGEWVDAKAGGRREIRCPADGSPVAEVAEATREDTEAAIAAARRAFDTGPWPRTPAATRGDLLLRAADLLDRDAEAFARAESLDTGKRLVESRYDMTDIAACLRYFGKLAANDAGRVVDTGSAGSFSRIVHEPVGVCGLITPWNYPLLQTSWKVAPALAAGNTFVLKPSELTPHTSIMLMKLLTEAGLPGGVANLVLGAGPEAGAPLSEHPDVDLVSFTGGLATGRVIAAGAAATVKKVALELGGKNPNVVFADADFETAVDYALTAVFLHSGQVCSAGARLIVQREWHDEFVDELVRRAERIRLGGPFDERAETGPLISAAHREKVERYVAKALEEGAVLRTGGKRPDDPALQSGFYYLPTILDDVRQGSNAVVEESFGPVLTVETFTDEDDAVRIANDTCYGLAGGVFTNDAAKAQRVAGRLRHGTVWINDYHPYLPQAEWGGYKQSGFGRELGPTGLAEYTEAKHIYQNLRPGPQKWFAG; translated from the coding sequence ATGGCGGACTTGTTCATCGGCGGTGAATGGGTGGACGCGAAGGCGGGTGGCCGGCGCGAGATCCGGTGCCCGGCCGACGGGTCCCCGGTCGCCGAGGTGGCCGAGGCCACGCGCGAGGACACCGAGGCCGCGATCGCCGCGGCGCGGCGCGCGTTCGACACCGGGCCCTGGCCCCGGACCCCCGCCGCCACGCGCGGTGACCTGCTGCTGCGCGCGGCCGACCTGCTCGACCGCGACGCCGAGGCGTTCGCCCGCGCCGAATCGCTCGATACCGGCAAACGCCTGGTGGAGAGCCGCTACGACATGACCGACATCGCCGCCTGCCTGCGCTACTTCGGCAAGCTCGCGGCCAACGACGCCGGCCGCGTGGTCGACACCGGCAGCGCCGGCTCGTTCAGCCGGATCGTGCACGAGCCGGTGGGCGTGTGCGGCCTCATCACGCCGTGGAACTACCCCCTGCTCCAGACCAGCTGGAAGGTCGCGCCCGCCCTGGCCGCGGGCAACACGTTCGTGCTCAAGCCGAGCGAGCTGACGCCCCACACGTCGATCATGCTGATGAAGCTGCTGACCGAGGCCGGCCTGCCCGGTGGCGTCGCCAACCTGGTGCTCGGCGCCGGTCCGGAGGCGGGCGCGCCGCTGTCGGAGCACCCCGACGTGGACCTGGTGTCCTTCACCGGCGGCCTGGCCACGGGCCGGGTCATCGCCGCCGGCGCCGCGGCGACGGTGAAAAAGGTGGCACTGGAGCTCGGCGGCAAGAACCCCAACGTGGTGTTCGCCGACGCCGACTTCGAGACGGCCGTGGACTACGCGCTCACAGCCGTGTTCCTGCACTCCGGACAAGTCTGCTCCGCCGGCGCGCGGCTCATCGTGCAGCGCGAGTGGCACGACGAGTTCGTCGACGAGCTGGTGCGCCGCGCCGAGCGGATCCGCCTCGGCGGGCCGTTCGACGAGCGCGCCGAGACCGGTCCGCTCATCTCCGCCGCCCACCGCGAGAAGGTGGAGCGCTACGTCGCCAAGGCCCTGGAAGAGGGCGCCGTGCTCCGCACCGGCGGTAAGCGGCCCGACGACCCCGCGCTGCAGTCGGGGTTCTACTACCTGCCGACGATCCTCGACGACGTGCGCCAGGGCAGCAACGCCGTGGTCGAGGAATCGTTCGGACCGGTGCTGACCGTCGAAACCTTCACCGACGAGGACGACGCCGTGCGCATCGCGAACGACACCTGCTACGGGCTCGCCGGCGGGGTGTTCACCAACGACGCGGCCAAGGCCCAGCGCGTGGCCGGCCGATTGCGCCACGGCACCGTGTGGATCAACGACTACCACCCGTACCTGCCGCAGGCCGAATGGGGCGGGTACAAGCAGTCCGGCTTCGGCCGCGAGCTCGGCCCGACGGGGCTCGCCGAGTACACGGAGGCCAAGCACATCTACCAGAACCTGCGTCCCGGCCCGCAGAAGTGGTTCGCCGGCTGA
- a CDS encoding GMC family oxidoreductase, which yields MNEFDYVVVGGGTAGSVVAARLSEDPGVTVCLLEAGPSDVDDPAVLELTKWMALLESGYDWDYLVEPQEAGNSYLRQARARVLGGCSSHNSCIAFWAPAEDLDDWAALGLPGWSAADVFPLYQRLETNDGPGEHHGRSGPVTIRSVPPKDPAGVALLAACEQAGIPTTEFNSGKTVTHGANWFQINAREDGVRSSASVSYLHPVLDSRPNLQVRTGARAKRLLFDGRRCTGVELQAPDLIHHSTVTARREVIVSSGAIDTPKLLMLSGIGPEEHLREVGVDVLVDSPGVGSNLEDHPEGLVMWDALQPMVTESTQWWEIGIFTTTEDGLDRPDLMFHYGSVPFDLNTLRHGYPTTENGFCLTPNVTRSRSRGTVRLRTRDFRDKPRVDPRYFTDEHDMRVMTAGVRLARDIAAQPALDEWAGTELAPGRDCVSDDEIADYLRKTHNTVYHPACTARMGPDSDPSAVVDARLRVRGVSGLRVADASVMPFLVTVNPCITTMAIGEKCADLVREDRG from the coding sequence GTGAACGAGTTCGACTACGTCGTGGTCGGCGGCGGCACGGCGGGTTCGGTGGTGGCGGCGCGGCTCTCGGAGGACCCGGGCGTGACCGTGTGCCTGCTGGAGGCGGGACCGTCCGATGTGGACGACCCGGCCGTGCTCGAGCTGACGAAGTGGATGGCGCTGCTGGAATCCGGCTACGACTGGGACTACCTGGTGGAGCCGCAGGAGGCCGGCAACTCGTACCTGCGCCAGGCCCGCGCCCGGGTGCTGGGCGGGTGTTCGTCGCACAACTCGTGCATTGCGTTCTGGGCACCGGCCGAAGACCTCGACGACTGGGCCGCGCTGGGCCTGCCGGGCTGGTCGGCCGCGGACGTTTTCCCGCTGTACCAGCGCCTCGAGACCAACGACGGCCCCGGTGAGCACCACGGCCGCTCGGGTCCGGTGACGATCCGGTCGGTGCCGCCGAAGGACCCCGCGGGCGTTGCGCTGCTCGCGGCGTGCGAGCAGGCGGGTATCCCGACGACGGAGTTCAACTCCGGCAAGACCGTGACGCACGGGGCGAACTGGTTCCAGATCAACGCGCGCGAGGACGGTGTCCGGTCCTCGGCTTCGGTGTCGTACCTGCACCCGGTGCTGGACTCGAGGCCGAACCTGCAGGTGCGCACGGGCGCCCGGGCCAAGCGGCTGTTGTTCGACGGCCGCCGCTGTACCGGCGTCGAACTGCAGGCCCCGGACCTCATCCACCATTCGACGGTGACCGCGCGGCGCGAGGTGATCGTGAGCTCGGGCGCGATCGACACGCCGAAGCTGCTGATGCTGTCGGGCATCGGGCCGGAGGAGCACCTTCGCGAGGTGGGCGTGGACGTGCTGGTGGACTCGCCGGGCGTCGGCTCGAACCTGGAGGACCACCCCGAGGGCCTGGTCATGTGGGACGCGCTGCAGCCGATGGTCACGGAGTCCACGCAGTGGTGGGAGATCGGCATCTTCACGACCACCGAGGACGGCCTCGACCGCCCCGACCTGATGTTCCACTACGGGTCGGTGCCCTTCGACCTGAACACGCTGCGCCACGGCTACCCCACCACGGAGAACGGCTTCTGCCTCACGCCGAACGTCACGCGCAGCCGCTCGCGCGGCACGGTCCGCCTGCGCACCCGCGACTTCCGCGACAAGCCCCGCGTCGATCCCCGCTACTTCACCGACGAGCACGACATGCGCGTCATGACGGCCGGGGTGCGGCTGGCCCGCGACATCGCCGCGCAGCCGGCCCTGGACGAATGGGCCGGTACCGAACTCGCCCCGGGCCGCGACTGCGTCTCGGACGACGAGATCGCGGACTACCTGCGCAAGACCCACAACACCGTCTACCACCCGGCCTGCACGGCCCGCATGGGCCCGGACAGCGACCCCTCGGCGGTGGTCGACGCCCGCCTGCGCGTGCGCGGTGTGTCCGGCCTGCGTGTCGCCGACGCGTCGGTCATGCCCTTCCTGGTGACCGTCAACCCGTGCATCACGACGATGGCGATCGGCGAGAAGTGCGCGGACCTGGTGCGGGAAGACCGCGGCTGA
- a CDS encoding ABC transporter substrate-binding protein → MKGVEGTATIPRPPQRVVSAGQYRDADAAVALDVVPLITPDLDKFLPGGRVAVADGRSRGHSPELFADAQLPFERIAALKPDLILGTGVAQDCKTLSPIAPTLSSAAGYHKDTWQVTTRRVGTALGRSPEADRLVAGVEARIEPAKDPNPAFAGRTFTIEPGTGDGTVTTISSVTDAPPCSSRSSGSCCRRR, encoded by the coding sequence GTGAAAGGTGTCGAGGGCACGGCGACGATCCCGCGGCCGCCACAGCGCGTGGTGTCCGCGGGCCAGTACCGCGACGCCGACGCGGCCGTCGCGCTCGATGTCGTCCCGCTCATCACGCCGGACCTGGACAAGTTCCTGCCGGGCGGCCGGGTCGCCGTGGCTGACGGGCGAAGCCGGGGCCACTCGCCGGAACTGTTCGCCGACGCGCAGCTGCCTTTCGAGCGCATTGCCGCCCTCAAACCCGACCTCATCCTGGGCACCGGCGTTGCGCAGGACTGCAAGACCCTCAGCCCCATTGCGCCGACGCTGTCGTCGGCCGCCGGGTACCACAAGGACACCTGGCAGGTCACCACCCGCCGCGTCGGCACCGCGCTGGGCCGCTCGCCCGAAGCCGACCGCCTCGTCGCCGGCGTCGAAGCCCGGATCGAACCCGCGAAGGACCCGAACCCCGCGTTCGCGGGCCGCACGTTCACCATCGAACCCGGGACCGGCGACGGCACCGTCACCACGATCAGCAGCGTCACCGACGCTCCGCCGTGTTCTTCGCGCAGCTCGGGCTCGTGCTGTCGCCGAAGGTGA
- a CDS encoding class I SAM-dependent RNA methyltransferase, whose product MTENWLGRTLELEIGPVAHGGHCVSRVDGRVVFVRHGLPGERVRAEVTEDKGGSFCRADAVEVLSASEHRVAPPCPLATPGGCGGCDWQHADPGYQRSLKASVVAEQLRRLAGIERDVVVELLDGGPLGWRSRVRLIAGRDGRAGLREHHSHRVVPLDDCAIAVPGMLDVALAKRWRPGAELEVTSDGDGHTHLRELTTVHGRTRSRDLSGGVAVQHAAGRDWHLDAHGFWQVHPFAAETFAQLVGEWAEAPRGGVAWDLYAGVGLFASVLAGQVGPDGRVFAVESGRRAVSDGQRNLADLPQVSWRAGRVEHVLEGAPKPVDVVVLDPPRKGAGRAVVDAVAAGEPDRIVYVACDPAALARDLATFAEHGYTLTDLRAFDAFPMTHHVECVALLQ is encoded by the coding sequence ATGACGGAGAACTGGCTCGGCCGCACACTCGAGCTCGAGATCGGGCCCGTGGCGCACGGCGGGCACTGTGTGTCCCGTGTGGACGGACGAGTGGTGTTCGTGCGCCACGGGTTGCCGGGCGAGCGCGTGCGGGCGGAAGTGACCGAGGACAAGGGCGGGTCGTTCTGCCGCGCCGACGCGGTGGAGGTGCTCTCGGCGTCGGAGCACCGCGTCGCGCCGCCCTGTCCGCTGGCCACGCCGGGCGGCTGCGGCGGGTGCGACTGGCAGCACGCGGATCCGGGGTACCAGCGGTCGCTCAAGGCTTCCGTCGTGGCCGAGCAGCTGCGGCGGCTGGCGGGGATCGAGCGGGACGTGGTGGTGGAACTGCTCGACGGCGGCCCGCTGGGCTGGCGCAGCCGCGTGCGGCTCATCGCCGGGCGCGACGGTCGTGCCGGGCTTCGCGAGCACCACAGCCACCGCGTCGTGCCGTTGGACGACTGCGCGATCGCGGTGCCGGGGATGCTCGACGTCGCGCTGGCAAAGCGCTGGCGGCCAGGTGCCGAGCTCGAGGTGACCAGCGACGGCGACGGGCACACGCACCTGCGGGAGCTGACGACCGTCCACGGGCGCACGCGATCGCGCGACCTCTCGGGCGGAGTGGCCGTGCAGCACGCGGCGGGCCGCGACTGGCACCTCGACGCGCACGGGTTCTGGCAGGTGCACCCCTTCGCGGCGGAGACGTTCGCGCAGCTGGTGGGGGAGTGGGCCGAGGCGCCGCGCGGCGGCGTGGCGTGGGATCTCTACGCCGGGGTCGGGTTGTTCGCATCGGTGCTGGCCGGGCAGGTCGGGCCGGACGGGCGCGTGTTCGCGGTGGAGTCCGGCCGTCGGGCGGTGTCCGACGGTCAGCGAAACCTCGCCGACCTGCCTCAGGTTTCGTGGCGCGCGGGCCGGGTGGAGCACGTGCTCGAGGGCGCGCCGAAGCCCGTCGACGTGGTGGTGCTGGACCCGCCGCGCAAGGGCGCCGGGCGCGCCGTGGTGGACGCGGTCGCCGCGGGGGAGCCGGACCGCATCGTGTACGTGGCTTGTGATCCGGCGGCGCTCGCGCGGGATCTGGCGACGTTCGCCGAGCACGGGTACACGCTGACGGACCTGCGGGCGTTCGACGCGTTCCCCATGACGCACCACGTGGAGTGCGTGGCGCTCCTGCAGTGA